The Magnolia sinica isolate HGM2019 chromosome 11, MsV1, whole genome shotgun sequence DNA window GACTTTGGCTATTGTCATAAATGTATTTTGATCTCTTACTTCTTCTTGATCTGATTCATCAGTTTCTGAATCAATttcagattctgatgattcatcccaggTGTCAATCATATCCTTTCTTTTTAATAGGACATTTTGAAGCAAGATGTCCAAACTTAGAGCAGTTATAACATTGAGTGTATTTGGATTTAGCTTTCCAATAGTTAGAATTGTCGCTCATCAAGCCGggacacgtttttttttttttaaatatgcaTGTGTCCCACCTAATGAAGAGACCAATCTATGGTTCAGGGCAGGCAAAGTTTGGAGCCACAAATGAAGGTCTTGATATCATACATTTGTGTCACATTGGCATGTATGTGCATGTGTGAGACTTCAATCAGACTCGCGCTGAGTAACCTTAGCAAGTCCCAAAATATTATTTGTTTTTCAAATTTCTCACTGAAAATTCCACATCTCATCACTCAGAGCATTTGAACCTCCCTACCTCTCTCTTGGGGCTTCATTTCTTCCCACAACACTATTGTAAACATCAAAACAAACAAATCTTACAAAATTAACTTCAAACTTTATGTGTTTCTACAAAGTctcatttaaaattttatcacatgcattctctgatcattctctctctttcattatctGTCCTTGTTCTTCTTGCAAAAGCTTTTCGTTGCACTTTCTTGTGTTCTATAGGCCATGTTCTCATGAgcgaaagtagacttggatgatttggtcatgtgcaacagataTCAAGAACTGTGCCGGTTTGGTACAAGTTAAGCTAAATGGGCATGTGCGTGGAGGTAGTAGAAAAGACCTGAGACCATTGTCTAACTgtagttatggcccttgatggagtggaatggaGGAACgggatagatgatgatgatgatctatagGCCCACCTTATGAAATCAAGATACCCCAATATGTAGGGTGATCAGGACTGTTGAACTGGTGGCTTCACCATGCGGAAGGGCCATAGATCAAAACTCTCAGCAATTAGACAGTTCTGGTTCAGTTCGCCACGAGCTTTACTGGTTTAATGTGGACTGCTGAGCGTTCCTTCTGCAGGCCATGTATCAGATGGCTACCATAGTCCAATCTACATGATGGCTCACCAAAACAACAGTCTTGATCACCGCATCTGTTGGCCACATACCATGAAGAGGGATACATATAACATTTATAAAGCTACCTGAACATTTGCATTGCACTGTCCTAAGCTTATAAGTGTAGAAAGAAACCGGTACGTATCGCCCAGTAGGTATTGGTTTCACCCATAAACGCTACAGCTGTAAAAGCCCAACATGGGGCAATATGGACTGATACAACCTGGTTTCAGTGAATGATAATATGGTACACCAAAAGTGATTTGTAATCCTTTCTCTATCCAAAATCCAATGAAATTAGTAAATTCCAAACCATGTTGTTCAAAATCCTTTTACATTCACGTatttccttctctcctcctttcttacTGTTCTTCTTTTTTATGTAAGAGTGgttcacagacactttcatggcaaagatggaccagagaaggcccgatcggaggcggaaacaatccagaccatcaatGCCAGGTTTCCCACGctagatttgcgagattccatcaaatcaacaatcaaaagtcccatttattttcatttttactgtaaatagttagttctagttcgagtataacttttgatcctttgagttgtaggagtcgtgcccaacatgaaaagggcttagaaaagttaggagtataacatggttgggccaaattggacactactatttttggccgaaaaccatgaagtctaataggaatggaggctgtctataaataataagtttactatttatagtgagtcACGTTTTTatggtgtttgagttggagtctaagtctaaaactccatcctaggtttgagctcattatttaaagggttgtaatttcatttttttaaatcatcaatcaaattatttcgaatttattaggaattatttctgcttttatccctcgtggattcaaggaagttctgtgaggagtccagagagctttgtggatttagagtagttgttccctgaggaagacggtgatcgacctcatcgcaTCCCTTCTTGCGCCACTTTTCTTCACAATGTTATCATTTCCACAACAATTTCTCATCTTCTTCACAAGCAGCCCAAATATCCGGAGAACCCAGTTCAGGCAGACAAAAAAGGGCCATCTACTGCGAAAACCCAAATTGTGACATTTAGCACTATTTTCATAGATGGGAATCTACTATTTAGACTCACCCTTTTACTCACATGCACGTACCCATTTCTCTTTCGGGAATCAAAATAGTACACTTATATATCATTTCAAATCCTAGAAGAGAGAGTTGGGTGGATGCAATCAATCAGGATGCAGGTTGTTCATAGCCAACCCAAAATATCTAGAGAACCCAATTCACTATAGACAGAAAATAAGCCATACATGGATTGAAAATCGATCCCGGTGCTCTGTATCAGTCGCCACCAAAACCGGACCATATCGCCCATTTTGAGACCATATGGAGGCGACATGTACCATGGAACCCCAAATTGTAACATTTACCTCCCATCCACAGATGAAAGCTACTATTTAGACCCACCCTTTTGATTTGCATGcacccattttccttctttttttttttgggaattgaaatactGCACTTTTGTACCATTTCAATCAAGGCACATATTCTTCACAACTCACAAAATCAAGAGACCCAATTGAATATGGATCGAAAAGGAGCTATGTGTACCATGGAAACTCAAATTTGTAGTATTTTACATCTCTTTTCGTAGAGGGGAACTGCTATTTAGACCCACTCCTTTGACTTGCACACacccattttctccattttgggaattgaaatggcAGACTGTGGAACAATTCCAATTTCCAAAATGGTACATGGGTGCATGAAAAGCAATCTGGGTGGATGTAGATATCAATTCCCTTCATAAATTACACCAACAACTCCCTTTTTctcctctccttttcttcttcaaatactaatttttattttaatctcttctttttttttgtaattttatgataagaaaaaccaaaaaaaaaaaaacctaaaattgtTCTCTAGGAGATGTAGGGAATATGTCAGGAATATAGCCGTTGGATCTAGGATCATGTTcggcgatccaaaccgttgatctggcaAGATACGCAACCCATGGTAGGTGCCTCGAAAATCTTCAAAATTTCGATCAATGCAAAAGAGTTAATGATCCAAGGGTTGAAGTGTTTCAATCAGTTTCCTTTCTTTGGGTGTTGCCATCGACTGTAAGGCctatcatatgaacggtttggatcattgaaaaatgacCCAGATCTTTAGCAAACTTCTTTAAATCACTTACATTGGAAGCTTTGAATTCCGTAGTTGAGTAGCTGCTGCTTCACAGCTCCTTCCATTAAATCAcgtattttctcttcttcttttttgttgcgCCAAAATTCGTTTGGTGGAGGTGAGAGCATTATCTTTCTATATAGAGAAAACCTCCAGTACAGCCAATTGAACCATAAGTAACTGTCCACTCACAGATACCCTCCAAATTTTCATATGTCTGAAAAATCTAACCTGTCCAATGGGTTGTCTGCATCTTGAGGATCATCCTATACGAGAATCAACCACGTTCAGGGCCATGATTGTATTTTATTGTATATCAACGTATagaaattgttttctttggtatgtcccacttgatgagtgcATAGGAAAGATGTTTGCATAATGTGATCCTTATATTGGGTAAAATGTATTGGAAAGATTGGATTTTTAATAGGGATGAAAGGTTAGAAGTTATTTGCTGGGTGGACCATAAGCTATGCTCCAATGGGTTAGACTTTGGGAATTCTCTTCCATGTCTACGTATTGCATTGCATGTGGGACAAAGCTAGAGTGATAGTTCACTGGCAGCTTTTTAGATTGTGGTGACCAATCAATCTTCAAAGTAGCCACGTCCACTTGAATCCTAATCGTCGAAGTTGTGAGACTGTTCGTGGATGGAGTTCATCTCCCCAAATTCGCATTGATCGGACAATTCTAACCTTTCATTTGGTGGCAGCAAATGGATGGCCAGAAATAAAATGGCCACACTCATTGGTGGGAAATGGGTCGTTAAATAATCTGATCAGGGCCGTAATTTGGACAGTCTTTGTTGCCATACATGTGTACGGTGGATGATCACACAgctttaaaatggtggtgaactatcaccgtAGTCTACAGCTAGCATGTGTAAATAGAAACCGAGATGAACGAGCGTACCATGCCCGCTAGTAGCCTTTTTCATTTTCAAGTTCCGGCGTCGGATCCACCGTACAAgtaaatctgaaccgtctaaaATTCAGGAACCAAAGTGAATTGGATACAAGTCGAAACTCACACATTGAAGGTAACGGCCCAGATTTCGAGTACCCGGCGTTCAATGGGCGAGGCTCGTATCTGCATAATCAGAACTTTCAATAGGCCCGGccaaaaatatacatataatctAATTTTTAGTGGCAAACACAAAAATTAGTAGCAAGACTAACTCATACACATTGGATACAGATCTAAATCCGGGCCAAGACTAACCTCAGGCCTAGCTAACATATATACATAATCTAATTTTTAGTGGCAAACACAACCACATTTGTATCTTCGAAGTAAactatccattccaatcaattaTTATTAATCCTAATAAGGCTCTCCCATTTGGAGTTTTAAACAACTAAACGTAAAACGATGAATTTAATTAACGAAATAAATCATGTTCAATAAAATTCAAAGAatcaaataatattttaatacatgatataaaattataaataataatcATGATTGGTCCAAAGCGCATCCTCGTGTTTTTTAGCTAATGGCTAGTTCTCGATCACATTTGTATAGTTTTATGTCAATACAGAGTAAGTTGGCCAAGTCTAATGAGAAGTATTAACATGATTCTTGGCATCGATTTAAAATAAAGCAACAAGCAATCATGTAATAATATAAATGCAAAATATGAATGATATGCAATTGAATGACAGCGTGAGTGCATCTAGTGGGAATCTGTCCACTTACTTGAGTTGCAAACTCATTAACTTGCATCTGACCCTTAGCAAGCTTATATCAGTTCGGTATGCATGGGCAAGGCCCACATCTACTCCTTGAGTAAGCTTCCACCAATATGGCGAGAATGCAATAACAATTCTACTAAGTATACCATTCAGAGAGATACCGCAAAAGTTCAACACATATTGTGCATGCAATGATGGATGCATAGTCATAACAAAAGCAGTTGTGaatcatatattgtatatatCATTCTGATTCTCATATTTGAATCAACAGGGTCCCATACTATCTAATAACATCAGTATATCGCCCATTTCATGTCCAATTAGTAAATCAACATATAAGTTACATCAACACAGTAACTTAGGTCATTGactatcactacaagaaataggacTCACCGACGatttttttttcgtcggtaaagaggACTTTTACCTgcgaattttttttttgaattacttTTACGtaaaggcggaggtggtggggcatcaaatgaaggcggaggtggtgagGCATCAatgggtaagcgtgcagcgaaAGACTGAAACATCTCCGCCAtctgtcgctcatgctccacccgcatcacCTCAATCCTCCTCtcatgctcctccctctgcctctcctgctcctccctctgcctctccaacTGCTCTCTGATGTCATCGACGACGACCTGTAGCtgttgaacctctctctctgcgatatcagctcggcgtacAGCGCTCTTGCCAACGACGGATtggctggaggcagctctagcaggtgccatgagcttggcaccatggccaaacccacgcacatatccagaacgggtgccaagtACCTCACTCAGGAtttctggctcactccgctgagtaccatcaggagtgggctgactgcgtaaggtgtccatcgtcgcctgtaatgaaaacatatgaattttcataacaaatgacattattataattcaatgcaattcaattttacaatgtaaaaatttttacccaattctcgttggctctaggatgtacccaagatcctgtcgcctgccgacagtgagtccctttgtagaggtctactggtccaGGCTCCTGGCCGGTGATAgaatctcgctgcgcaatcgaaaagacaatagagttaatataaatgcatggaaagaatatatccaACTTAATAATCcccagtaatttcttaccatgtcgtgacgaagttgtaaaaatgactttgaaccagcaaCGTGGTTCACTTCCAGCTTTCCcctgttgtcagaatttattttgctcctcttctgaacacattattcataatacattattattaattGCGAATTTAATTGTTaacttaagatatcgtaaatatataaatattacctgaaaagaatcagacgaaaatctgtcacagagtatccgccagtcgtCATGAGTCATGTGCGGTGGTGCAGACAGTACGCCCTCCTCGTGACTCATGCACCGCTTGTACCGCTGATGTAAGTAACTGCGGTACTCCCTAAACCGCTCCTTAACcatgtcgtcgacggcatggGAAATATACGGAATACTCAAATCCaagacaaatttatcctgcaattttgtaaataatagattaaggcaataaatttattaagaaaataacttaactgtaaatgaacttttgcaaattaaattttaatttactaaaatttacctgaaggcgctgacgAATAAGCTGTCGCACATCATCCGTCACATCTGCCCAACGAGGGGTGGTgggggggatcagagatcgacataagacaccgacctccgacgtaaacaacctggcattgtccccaa harbors:
- the LOC131219376 gene encoding uncharacterized protein LOC131219376, producing the protein MAPSRRSRRSRTGSTPSTRDATETASPSHVASQASDLSVAHTLGTASSSTSRRGRGPTRGLLLERLTREGRVMVEFPQDCIRPVGDNARLFTSEVGVLCRSLIPPTTPRWADVTDDVRQLIRQRLQDKFVLDLSIPYISHAVDDMVKERFREYRSYLHQRYKRCMSHEEGVLSAPPHMTHDDWRILCDRFSSDSFQKRSKINSDNRGKLEVNHVAGSKSFLQLRHDMRDSITGQEPGPVDLYKGTHCRQATGSWVHPRANENWATMDTLRSQPTPDGTQRSEPEILSEVLGTRSGYVRGFGHGAKLMAPARAASSQSVVGKSAVRRADIAEREVQQLQVVVDDIREQLERQREEQERQREEHERRIEVMRVEHERQMAEMFQSFAARLPIDASPPPPSFDAPPPPPLRKSNSKKKFAGKSPLYRRKKNRR